One genomic window of Heptranchias perlo isolate sHepPer1 chromosome 12, sHepPer1.hap1, whole genome shotgun sequence includes the following:
- the znf408 gene encoding zinc finger protein 408: protein MPQVNEESEGLGVTEEGLIPPDHKQQLFCEDCQEFFEERCPVHGLPPFIKDTPVELGLPCRAFYTLPPGLAAGPSQTQENQLGIWCVSKALPRGIFFGPLEGKLEYDGVTGIASLIPKELRENGEKAGSPEAQRVSQSVSNWMRYANKAETKEKSNAVIFQFYGKIYYRVCKTIELGQELLLWPEENHVQVIQEINNAQEHTQTVEACTDVLDEEPVDSAPAHADGEPDKSPQSVPLCTKPTVAEKEPESYDTVKADQPVKRSQRLQIKRETQHKLSEKRVNQVALRREPKLSRANNTEQVLLSAPFSRQGDTEKQHEPGIDKWAQDASDIEAKRLKKNNQSGLGERTLRSSICSKRLGTSATERTRMIHTGLSSQKLNLQVRKEEALKQVRRKKITLRDNQEKPKEEKEKYCVQNDEAKFPEDHRAKEKSSGDLATQRKKGEGLKIPAENGEHVRAKEKPTPKSKSGGSGKFCRRDSSQIDPSERRYRCNDCGKGFIQMCHLKKHQFTHTGHKPYLCNECGKSYSSEESFKAHQMLHRGERPFKCQQCDKAYALKRDLREHERVHSGERPFVCNECGKAFARPPSLRIHKKIHRLKAMNLGNPRACRCSVCDKELANPGSLKNHMRLHTGEKPFNCTYCGKAFRQIGNLRGHQRIHTGEKPYKCEDCGEFFSQLPELRRHRISHTGEVYLCTICGKTLRDPHTFRAHERLHTGERPFKCDQCGKAYTLATKLRRHQRIHLTEKPFKCDICGKGYTMTQSLKRHRASHKQSEARSLGEVAEAIASLEKESSESKTLALTPKRIRKVGLNSVSQESGDSVANESVVLNLYVHTVEMVEIPSTEHEESAMLSTNGRSAGEQSITFQRVEHNVAVETEGVVGDPSQDVVAQALVGSQRHLNEDIIEIIIPDTDDYTERVTTRNCVVVEQEKLANSVVVIEEDIGFNTVAEIVEISTGS, encoded by the exons ATGCCACAAGTAAATGAAGAAAGTGAGGGGCTGGGGGTAACTGAAGAGGGTCTTATTCCACCAGACCACAAGCAGCAGCTGT tCTGTGAGGACTGTCAGGAGTTCTTTGAAGAGAGATGTCCAGTGCATGGCCTGCCACCTTTTATAAAAGACACTCCAGTGGAGCTTGGGTTGCCATGCCGAGCCTTCTACACACTTCCCCCTGGTCTGGCAGCAGGACCCTCCCAGACTCAGGAGAACCAGCTGGGCATCTGGTGTGTTTCTAAGGCACTTCCTAGAGGAATATTCTTTGGACCTCTAGAAGGAAAACTGGAATACGATGGTGTAACTGGAATAGCATCTTTGATTCCAAAGGAG CTTAGAGAAAATGGTGAAAAAGCAGGATCGCCAGAAGCACAGAGGGTCAGCCAATCGGTCTCAAACTGGATGAG ATATGCAAACAAGGCAGAAACAAAAGAGAAGAGCAATGCAGTCATTTTCCAGTTTTATGGAAAGATCTACTACAGGGTCTGTAAAACTATCGAACTGGGCCAAGAACTTCTTTTATGGCCAGAGGAGAATCATGTTCAAGTAATACAGGAAATAAACAATGCACAAGAGCACACACAGACCGTCGAAGCTTGCACAG ATGTGCTAGATGAAGAGCCCGTGGATAGTGCACCAGCGCATGCTGATGGTGAGCCAGACAAGTCTCCTCAGTCCGTGCCGCTATGCACCAAGCCAACTGTAGCTGAAAAAGAGCCAGAGAGTTATGACACGGTGAAAGCAGATCAGCCTGTTAAAAGGTCGCAGCGGCTTCAGATCAAACGTGAAACTCAGCACAAGTTGTCAGAGAAGAGAGTGAACCAGGTTGCCTTGAGACGTGAACCAAAGTTAAGCAGGGCTAATAACACTGAGCAAGTGCTGCTTTCAGCCCCTTTCTCCAGACAGGGTGATACCGAGAAACAGCATGAACCTGGGATTGACAAATGGGCGCAAGATGCTAGTGACATTGAGGCCAAAAGGTTGAAGAAAAACAATCAGTCTGGACTTGGTGAGAGGACCTTGCGATCATCAATATGCAGCAAGCGTCTTGGAACGTCTGCAACCGAGAGGACTCGAATGATACACACTGGGCTCAGTTCACAAAAACTGAACCTGCAGGTGCGAAAGGAGGAGGCCCTAAAACAGGTTAGGAGGAAGAAAATAACTTTGAGAGACAACCAGGAGAAGCCtaaagaagagaaagagaaatactgCGTTCAAAACGATGAGGCCAAGTTTCCCGAGGATCACAGAGCAAAAGAGAAATCAAGTGGCGATTTGGCCACACAGCGCAAAAAGGGGGAGGGGCTGAAAATTCCTGCAGAAAACGGAGAGCACGTTCGAGCTAAGGAGAAACCCACACCCAAAAGCAAATCAGGGGGAAGTGGGAAGTTCTGCCGGCGTGACAGTTCCCAGATCGACCCCAGCGAGAGGAGGTACAGGTGTAATGACTGTGGGAAAGGTTTCATTCAGATGTGCCACCTGAAGAAGCATCAGTTCACTCACACTGGGCACAAACCGTACCTATGCAATGAGTGTGGGAAGAGCTACAGCTCAGAGGAGAGTTTTAAAG CCCACCAGATGCTGCACAGAGGCGAGCGGCCATTCAAATGTCAGCAATGCGACAAGGCCTACGCATTGAAACGGGATCTCCGCGAGCATGAGCGGGTGCATTCAGGGGAACGTCCGTTCGTGTGCAACGAGTGTGGAAAGGCATTTGCCAGGCCACCGTCCCTCCGGATTCACAAGAAGATCCACCGCCTCAAGGCCATGAACCTTGGCAACCCGCGGGCCTGCCGTTGCAGCGTGTGCGACAAGGAGCTGGCCAACCCGGGCTCGCTGAAGAACCACATGAGGCTTCACACGGGCGAAAAGCCGTTCAATTGCACGTACTGCGGCAAAGCCTTCAGGCAGATCGGCAACCTCCGGGGCCACCAACGAATCCACACCGGGGAGAAACCGTATAAATGCGAGGACTGCGGTGAGTTCTTCTCCCAATTGCCTGAATTGCGGAGGCACCGGATTTCTCACACTGGGGAGGTCTACCTCTGTACAATATGTGGCAAGACATTGAGGGACCCTCACACTTTCAGAGCTCATGAACGCTTGCACACGGGAGAGAGACCCTTTAAATGCGACCAGTGTGGGAAGGCGTATACCCTTGCCACCAAGCTTCGCAGGCACCAGAGAATCCATTTGACTGAGAAGCCGTTTAAATGTGATATCTGTGGCAAAGGGTACACCATGACCCAAAGCTTAAAGAGACACAGGGCGTCTCACAAGCAAAGCGAGGCACGGAGTTTAGGGGAGGTGGCAGAAGCCATTGCCTCTTTGGAAAAAGAAAGCTCCGAAAGCAAAACCCTTGCATTGACACCAAAGCGAATTAGAAAAGTAGGCTTAAACAGTGTCAGCCAAGAGAGCGGTGATTCTGTCGCAAACGAAAGTGTCGTTTTAAACCTCTACGTACACACCGTCGAAATGGTGGAAATTCCAAGCACAGAACACGAGGAGAGTGCGATGCTAAGCACTAATGGCCGGAGCGCAGGTGAACAGAGCATTACGTTCCAGCGGGTGGAGCACAACGTAGCTGTGGAGACTGAAGGAGTGGTCGGAGACCCCTCACAAGACGTCGTCGCTCAGGCCCTGGTAGGAAGTCAGCGACATCTCAATGAagatattatagaaataattattCCGGACACCGATGATTACACTGAACGGGTTACTACCAGAAACTGTGTTGTTGTAGAGCAGGAGAAATTGGCCAACAGTGTTGTTGTTATTGAGGAGGATATTGGGTTTAATACTGTTGCTGAGATTGTAGAAATATCAACTGGCAGTTGA
- the LOC137327824 gene encoding histone-lysine N-methyltransferase PRDM9-like, with protein MSREVGVNSRTCDLEQEWLFCEDCQEFFVDTCPVHGPPLFIRDYPVAHGVPYWALHSLPYGLALGPSEDPDQGLGIWCTMKTIPKGAIFGPLEGDVFDKDKVGFALHSWIMRHFSVKCKSKESESNWMRYANSARNRTEQNAVPFLYKDLVYFRVCKPIEPGSALLVWFDEQDAGHSEAWESLSKSTDLETECDLNVVVLDVSDKDQEEETASVQEAGNLTSPPPVSDSQPRPGKKYKCGQCPYSTGRRGHFFDHYRTHTSVRPFKCDICGKAFKRIQHLKLHMDYHRNERPHKCEECGKAFVQPGDLRIHGRIHSGEKPHTCLVCAKGFAQMANLRAHQKIHLNGKTHVCLMCNKSYKRPSSLQLHLLTHQGADNLECPECGKQFKGSGELHRHLRVHTGEKPYQCPDCGKSFTRAAYLETHRYTHTGVKQYLCSECGKSFNDFACFQAHLRAHRGEKPYECSYCDKGYTLLKEMKKHQRIHTGERPFACGKCGKAFRVSQHLRKHLNVHRKRDAKTLPCNQGSEMEPDVQET; from the exons ATGTCAAGGGAAGTAGGAGTGAACAGTAGAACCTGTGACCTGGAGCAAGAATGGCTAT tttgtGAGGACTGCCAGGAGTTCTTCGTGGATACTTGCCCTGTACATGGACCTCCATTGTTTATCAGAGATTATCCTGTGGCCCATGGGGTACCTTATTGGGCATTGCACTCGCTTCCATACGGGCTGGCGTTGGGCCCGTCTGAGGATCCAGACCAAGGACTAGGAATTTGGTGCACCATGAAGACAATCCCTAAAGGAGCTATCTTTGGTCCATTGGAAGGAGATGTTTTTGATAAAGATAAAGTAGGATTTGCTCTGCATTCTTGGATA ATGCGCCACTTCTCTGTGAAATGCAAGTCTAAGGAGTCTGAATCAAACTGGATGAG GTATGCCAACTCTGCCAGGAACAGGACTGAGCAAAATGCAGTTCCTTTCCTTTACAAGGACCTGGTGTATTTCCGTGTGTGCAAACCTATAGAGCCAGGCTCTGCACTGCTGGTGTGGTTTGATGAACAGGACGCTGGTCACAGTGAAGCCTGGGAGAGCCTGTCGAAGAGCACGGATTTAGAGACGGAGTGTG ACCTGAACGTTGTGGTGTTGGATGTCAGCGACAAAGACCAGGAGGAAGAGACTGCCTCTGTGCAGGAAGCTGGGAACTTGACGAGTCCGCCTCCGGTGTCAGATTCACAGCCGCGACCCGGTAAGAAGTACAAGTGTGGACAGTGCCCTTACAGCACGGGCCGCCGGGGCCATTTCTTCGACCACTACCGCACCCACACCTCGGTGCGCCCCTTCAAGTGCGACATCTGTGGCAAAGCGTTTAAGCGAATCCAGCACCTCAAGCTGCACATGGACTATCACCGCAACGAGCGGCCCCACAAGTGCGAGGAGTGCGGGAAGGCCTTCGTGCAGCCAGGGGATCTCCGCATCCACGGGcgcattcacagcggggagaagccCCACACTTGCCTCGTCTGCGCCAAGGGCTTCGCTCAGATGGCCAACCTTCGGGCGCACCAGAAGATCCACCTGAATGGTAAGACCCACGTGTGCCTGATGTGCAATAAGTCATACAAGCGTCCGTCCAGCCTTCAGCTCCACCTCCTGACGCACCAGGGCGCCGATAACCTGGAGTGCCCCGAGTGCGGCAAGCAGTTCAAAGGCAGCGGCGAGCTGCATCGCCACTTGCGTGTTCACACCGGCGAGAAGCCCTACCAGTGCCCGGACTGCGGCAAGTCGTTCACCCGGGCAGCCTACCTGGAGACCCATCGCTACACCCACACAGGGGTCAAGCAGTACTTGTGCAGCGAGTGCGGCAAGAGCTTCAACGACTTTGCCTGCTTTCAGGCGCACCTGCGGGCCCACAGGGGCGAGAAGCCCTACGAGTGCAGCTACTGTGACAAGGGCTACACGCTGCTGAAGGAGATGAAGAAACACCAGCGCATTCACACCGGTGAGAGGCCCTTCGCCTGCGGCAAGTGCGGCAAGGCCTTCCGGGTCTCGCAGCACCTCAGGAAGCACCTCAATGTTCACAGGAAGAGAGACGCCAAGACGCTGCCATGCAACCAAGGTTCGGAGATGGAGCCCGATGTACAAGAGACCTAG